From the genome of Primulina eburnea isolate SZY01 unplaced genomic scaffold, ASM2296580v1 ctg9_ERROPOS1000000, whole genome shotgun sequence:
gaccttccgaactcttcggtgcttccgaaccatcttcagtccgtccgatcatgactcggtcaaaattacacattaaaccttcttaatcaccattactccgttaattacccaatttggaattcgggctactacagatcCACTCTCTATCAATACTCTAGATACATTTTTTCCACTAACATGTGCTGTGTTATAAAGTGGTTTGATATGCTTAGTCATCTCGTTGGTGGGTCGCTTCATCAATACTCTTTTCTCTTCATCGACAAGAACACCAACGCTCTCATCCACCATATCAGATTGAATGGATTCTGTGCCATTTTGATCTCCAGTAAATACATCGGTCTCACATGTCCCTTTGCGTTTGAATTCCTCTGGCAACATTAACGAGCCAGTGGCACACTCAAATGAAACCAAAATCTGTCCCACTTTGAAAGTAGCCCTCTTGACTGGTTCACTGTCTTCCTCCGATAATAGATCATCATCTTCCTCGTCATTATCTTCAGTAGCCTTCCTCccaaattttttcttctctttaaaTGACTCCTCTATCCCAGACCTACGTTCAGCagctttttctctcaacaaACGTCGTTTTTGGGTTCTAGAAAGAGGCTTTGGGAATTTTGGATGTTCTACTCGCCTCCATACACCATCAGGGATTGCTCTGGGAGGAACAACAAAGCGGGAATTCCTCTCATATTTTTTATCGGTGCTCAGAAGAGATGGCCTCTGTATTATCTTATGAAATGACTGCTGGCCACTTCTTCTCTCATTATTCATCGACCAAGAATGTGGGCTCCTTCTGAGGTACTGGTTCTCCGGCCTTTTGGCCATGGATTCCCTGTCATACCTCATATTCCTTCCAGTATAATGCAGATCCTCCCCACTGTAGTAGCGATCTTTCCCATGAAAAGTTTCTGCTTTCTTCTCCCTAACCTCAAACATCATTTTTCGAGGCACCCAACACTTCTTTATAGTAATTCCTGGCCTAATGGACATGTCCCTGTTACCACTCCTTCTCTTCTCATTAATTAAAAAATGCAAGTCAGTACTGTTCATGTTTACATTGGCTACCGGGGGAAATGGATCTTCATTCACTATCATTGCTTCTTTTTTCTCAGGGAATTTCAGGATTCCCTTGTTGATTCTTTCCTGCAAGACATTTTTGAAAGCCCAACAAACATTAATATTATGGTTGAAGGAATTGTGATACTTACAGTAATCTCTTCCTTTCAATTCCTCCCTAGTGGGCAGCTTGTGGTCTGGGGGGAATGTTATAAACTCTTCCTTCACTAAGTAATCGAAAATTTCCTCCGTCTTTGATGCATCGAAAGTATATGGTGTTTGCACTGGAGGAATGTTTTTCTTGGAGAGTTCTTCACTCTTGCGTTTCAAGAAAGGGACAGTGCGTGATCCGGAATTTGCTACTTCTGCCAATGCAACTTCCTCCACTTCCTGGAAATAAGAGCCCACTGTAGACTTTCTTTTATGACTATCTTCTCGTAACAATTCCTCATACTCTGACACCTTGGCAGCAAGCTCATAAAAATCGCGGAATTCCATCCCTTGGAATTTCTTTCTCAACTCAAAGCCAAGTCCTCGCTGTGCCATTTTCACATATTCTGATTGTGGAATGCAAACTTTGCACCTACTCCTCACTCTTTTGAATTCGCAAATGAAATCATTGGCAGATTCCCCGGGTTTTTGGACCACCCTTGACAATTCTGCTATACTAATCTCAGGTACTGTTCTGAAGAATTGTGTATGGAATTGACGTTCCATATCATGCCAAGTCATAATAGAGTTCCGAGGTAGTGTTGCATACCATGTGAAAGCAGTACTGGTCAGGGAATTGGGGAACAGACGTAACTTATAATTAGAAAAGTTCTCCAAATTCGCCAATTCCCCACACTGAATTGTAAACCTGGCCACATGTTCCACGCTGGATTGACCGTTTTCCCCGGAATATAACGTGAAGTCTGGAATGCGGTATCCTTTTGGATAAGGGTTGTCACGATCCACAACATCAGGATACGGTTTATGGAATTCTGGTCTGTTGATTGGCCTCACTCCAGGGCCATACAACTCTTGAATCACATCACGTACCATCTCAAAATCCAACGTTGAAGTTTGTCTTAACTGGTGAGGAGGATAGATTGCCCCCCGAGTGTTATTCCCCAAACCTGGCGCTGAATATCCACGCATTCCCCCATCAACATACATCCCTGGATGTAAGTTAGGAGACGTCACAGAGAACACGTTACCAGCCATTTGTTTACTGTTGCCGCAGTTTTGGAATTTCAACCCCAACTCCTCATCCCTTTTGTGCGGAGGAGTGTATCTTCCTTCTTTGGCAGATTTAGGAATCAGTGCCTCCCCCAAGCGGCGACTTTCACCTGCTTGAGAAACCCCTGATCCTTGGCCTTGAACTTTTAGCAAATTAACGTCAGTTTCTTGAAGTTCAACATTTTCTGGTGTAACAGCCTCTCCTTTTGCAGACTTCctccattccttcatttctgccaCAAATTCCATCATAACAGTAGAAAAAGTTTGGGTCATTTCTCTGAGATCACTGCGGATATTTTTCTCCATGGCCAACATAAAGTTCAGTGGAGACCCATCACCACCAGAAACAGCAATTCCTTCCTTCATAGTCTCTTCCTCGAACTGGTGTACAAGCCTTTCAACCGTTCTTCCTTCTACATCAGTTTCCTGAAACTCTTCTTGTGAACGATGGACTTTCCCCTGTGATGGAGGAATTCCCTCATTCTTCTCAGTACGCTTTGGAGGCATTTGGTCCCACCGGGCGTGCCAACTTGTTTGTCACGAaaatttgcgggcgtgccagacACGTGTTCGTGCCAAATTTGTGAAAATTATCTGACTTCTTTTACCAAACGTTGTGTTTCTCGATTTGATCGTTCGTTCTAATTCCCTCGAAATGTCTCCAAAAATAAGAACATAAAATGAAGAATATACTGAAATTAAAGGTGGAATTCATAAACAACATCAACACTCATTATGCTGCCATGAATTTGATCGACATTTTCACAAGAAAGTTGGAGGAATATGCGAAATCTGAAGAAactaaaatactggaaattGGAAAATATGCAGATAAAATATTGAGAGAATTGAAGAAGCTTTGTTGTAGCTTTTGTTGGATTGATTTGTCGAGAGCTTCTTTCTGATTCCTCCTTCTGCTTTTGTCGCATTCTACACATCAGTTTTTCCCTTCCACGATCACCCCACGTTCTTCCACCTTGGGTCATGGCTCAACTCCCGGCATCGTGCTTTTCTTGGACCAAACTGCAACTCTTCTTGGGCTTTTTCATTGGGCCTCCCCACATCATGCTCAACATCCTGCAGGCTGTTATTATTAATGGGCTTCCAAAGTTTGGGCTAAACaagtatatttaatttttgatatggttggagtagttccagacatcttgaagttgatttgctatctttggtcttgaaactggatcttatctgtttcccaagctgacaagcagaacaaacatgatttttaacaaaattaatatctggtaatccatcaactatattctgcttcttgagataattgattgacttggaattcagatgattcaatttcttgtgccatagccagtgtttattgctaagagaagcaactaagcatgtaggagtattgagaAGATTTGAGTTCCAGGAGACTCTgtaagtgttgccttctctctttccggttaacacagtaatttcagcagaatctctaactatacaagaatgcttctgaaaagctacagaataaccattctCTCTATTCGTTTCATTTAAATGAGTGCAAGGATAATTTTGGACTAGTAAAAAATATTGAGAGTAAGAGTATGAAAAGAACCGTAATTTATTTATCGAAATATAATAAgaatatgtctcttgtgagacgatctcacgaatatttatctgtgagacgaatcaaccctattaatattcacaataaaaaataatattttttaatggattactctcacaaaatatgaccgatgagaccgtttcacataaatttttatcaTATAATAATTACTTTCGAATAATCAGCATGAGACAAGCTTAGTGACTTTAATTAAATTGAGCATAAGTAGAAGCAAAATCCGAGATTAACAAACAACTAGAAATTACATTTTTTAaactaaaaaattaataatctttTTTTCCTAATAATTGCAAACACTCTGATTACTATTATAAATTCCCAATACTTTTTACATTAATATTGCATATCGGTTTATAGATATACAAATGACCACTCGATGCATTTTAATTCTTGatgcatatatacatataatcaGAATAGTTGATTTACGCAAGAAATAAAGTACAAATATTTCACAATTTCAAAAGTTTGTTGGCTGATATATCTAAATTACAAGGATGCGATGGAATAAAACTCAAGGCTTTGTAAATTTCAACCAGTACATCACAATTTCATAAGTTTTGCTGGCAAAGATGTACTAAAAATTCACACCTTAGTTTGCTTCTCATATATTCTTATCCATTTTCACTCTCTTTTGGCAGACCCCAGAAAGTTGTTCAAGCCCAAGCAAAAATAGCTCAGGTTTCTTCGTCGTCTCGACTCCATATGTAACATCGCCTGGTTTCTGACACGAAAATAGAATATGGATACGAGGGTTTAGTAGAACTCTGCGAGGGAGTGTTGACTCATCAATCATCATTCATTTCAAAATTTGTAGGAAACGCCTGCAACCGAGAAAACCTTTAGGATGACATTTAGAAGAAAAGGATATCTTCCACGAAGTTATAATTTAAACCTCCACAATGACAATTAAAAGAAAAGGATATTTTACACTAGACTTCCAAATGTTATTTCATTCACGAACTTTCCACCTCTCACACAACATATCAAAGgcaaaatcaagaaaattcatgAATACATGTTATATAGCAAATACAATGTCAAGCAATCAAAATGAAATGTGAGCATGCAGGTGATGAGAGAAAGGAGAATGTGTTACCAGAGGGATGATGCGCTTCCTTCTTTGCACTTGCACTAGCGATTCTTGCGACTGTCGCATCCCCACACCGAAAATTGAGGAAAATGAATGGGATTCTTAATCTTCCCATCGTTTGTTTTCTTCAAGCCCATACATTCATTTACCTCCAGTAAAGTTTCGGAATCACGCCATAGTTTAATAATGTGGAGATTCTCTTCTTGAGTTGATCTCTGCAAAATGATTCGAGATGCATAACCTTTTCTTCTCATCTGAAGACATATTTCTAACGGGTTATTTTCCGTGAGGGTAACCAAGTATAACCACCCTTTGTCAGACAAAATCTTGTCGGCAACAGGCAAGATTCTATCGATAACATTACGCCCATTTTCCCCTCCGGCCCAAGATGAGGTGATACCAGAACACCCAACTTCCTCTTCTGGTGTCGGCACATAAGGTGGGTTCACAACCAAAACATCCACCAATCTATTTAAGCGTTTCTCAAGTCCAGACGCGATATCTGTAATCACCAGTTCCGCATGACAGCCGTGTGCTTCTATAGTCTCCTGAGTGACTCTCACTGCATGGGGATTGATGTCGGTGGCTATGTAGTAGGCACTAGGGGCATCGCTTCCCAGTAAAAGAGCCAAGGATGTAATAACATAGCCACTACCGCAACCAATTTCCATGCATATGGAAGGTTGGTGTTCTAATAAGTTGGTTCTATCAGCCAGCAGTGCATCGACTAGTGCAAATGAATCATCACATGGATCATAAACTTCAGGGTGCGAGCTCACCAGGCGGATTTGAGCAATTTTAGGGATCATTTTGCACATAAACTGAAGAAATACAAAACTGTTAGGGCCCCTGAGAGTGATTAAAAATAATTGACATTGCAGCTTTCTTGCATCATAAGGACCTGCAAATAAATAACGAATGAGATGGGGGTCACTTTATCCTTACAATTATTTTTCACTCGAAACATATTAGAATCCATCTTTTGATGTCCAGAAGTCCCAAGCATCACATATTTTACCAGAACGAACGCATATTTAAACTTCTGCCAGATTTTACAGCTTCAAACAAAAGGTAAATCAACGCTTTTTTTTAATATCGTTAAATTAGAGAGGCTTTTCATTTAACATTTACCGACTGAGATTGCAGCTTTCTTGCATCATAACGACTGTCAAATAGATAACAGAACGGGATGGGGGTTCACTATAGCCTTACAATCTTTTTCACTCGAAACATAATAGAATCCATGTTTTGATGTCCAGAAGTCCCAAGCATCACATATTTTACCAGAACAAACACATACTTAAACTTCTGACAGATTTTTTAGCTTCAAAACAAAAGGAAAATCTACGCTTTTTAAATCGTCGAGTTACGGAAGCTTTTCATCATTTAATGACATAAAATTTAGAAACTAAAAACACTTGATCAAAGAAGCTGAAAACCACCCAAATCATGGTTGGCAAATGATCTGTCCCACATAATATTGAtggataaaaaataaaatggggaaaaagtgaatcaaacagcataaTACAGAATAAAGATTAGATAATCACATCCAGCTATTAGACAACATAGTCCAGAATAAAACAAGTAAAGCTAAAGTTAGCAGTTTTTTCCTAAGAACTTTGAACAAGAAAATTCAAGAGATAGTAAGAATTTGACACGTACCAAGAAACTGTCACCCACTACATTTTACAAGATGTACTCTTTAAAAAATTATAGCTTTTATCATTCTTCGGATCAACCATCACCTCCCtttaatatatacatatttatatcTATTTTTTTTCTCATTCAAACAATGTAAATTGTGTTCTGATTCCATATTGGCTCCGTAAGTTACAAGGGAGTGGCTAATAAGTTGAGGGCCTCGCCATCTAAAAGGCCAATATTTTGGATTTTGGCTCTACTCTTTAACTTATGATCTAATATTGGAGCTCTGCCTGAGTATGGACATGGCAGAAGAGCTAACCTGGCGATGTGGGGAAGGTAACACATAGTGTAATTATTGGTTATGTAGGTTGTATCCACATATCAAGCCGAATTAAGTTGCATGCACCGAATATTGACCCGTGGATAAAAGCTATTCAAAGCAGGGCATCTTAGACTTCATTCTCAAGGGAAAGGCGAAGTTGTGATCTCGTATCTGTTCTGTGTGCTAGTCTTTTGGGTTAGGAAGATCCTCTTTGCAAGCAATAACAGAGTGCTAATAAGTTTATGGGCTCTCCCATGCTAGTGTTTTGGGTTTGGGTGGTTTCTTCCACTGATGGCCTAATATTTGCTCAAAAGCTTTTGCTTCTAATTTTTCTCATCAAAATTTAGGCTTCACTGCAAATTCAAAGTTCCTAAAATTATGGGATAACCATAGGAAACCAACTAAGTTCAGCTAAATTCAATAAGATATAAGCTTTACGACAAAATATAAATCCTCAGTCTAGATTACAACCAAGGTATCTTCCCAAAATTTTTGCATAAACGAAAGGAATTTCTATCCGGAAACATTTTATGCGATGAAATTGACCTGAAATCAATAAAGACAAAACCATAAAAATGAACGTAATTGGGAAAACGAGGGATAACATGGAAGATAAGAGGAAGAAAAAATCAATGAAAAGTTTGATGCAACGGTTTCTTACCGATCAGGTGCCAGATAGAGACTAAAGGCGTCGCCAAAAGCGACGGCGACGGCGACGGCAGCGGGCGACTAAATTGGAGACGGCGAAGAGCGGCGGCGGCCGATTATAAGGATTTCTCGTCAAGCAATCGAGACAGAGTCGTGATTGGGTAGAATGTTAAAAGGCACATAAAATAAAAGAGCGCATAACAAAAACACAGAGACAATTTTGGTCTGAAAATAGTGTTGGATCAGCCTCCAAGTCCAGGCCCACTCGAGATGTAATTTGAGTCCAAATACACATGACGTCACATAAATGACGATTTTTAGGCATTACTTGTTCTAGATGATTAGTGAGATATAATTTTCGTTTAAATTTCTCTTAAAGTATCATGTTATCTATTATTCAAATTCTATTATTGTACTATATAAATAgagttttctagtgattaataaACGTAATATTCATTCTGTCATCTCTATATTCTTTACTGTTCATAGTACATTATCATGACAAAAGCTCTTTGATTCTAAAGGTAATTATAAGTCTATCATAATGGGATCAATTTGTTGGTCTTGAATCAGCTATCTTGACTTGTGTTTTTGAGAGTCCTTCCAAAGATGGAAAACGAATCcgagaaaagaaaaatattctcCCCATTGAAGCTCCGAAAATTGGTTATAAGCTCCGACGGTTAATCACAATTATGGGCATTTTCCTTATTGAGCCTAAATTTATGTCTTGGTCAGATACTTAGAATTAAGTCCAATAAGCCTTCCAATTTCCAAGGCCTAGACACCCTTATAACAAATCTCCACCTTGTCTGTTAAGTTGGTCACCTCCTCTACTCCTGCTCTTCGAGCTAGCTTCTTTCCACCACCCCAACTAAGTTTAGACAATGTTTAAACTCAGCTTGAGGTAATGCTTTTGTCATTTCATCTGCCGGGTTGTCTTCTTTGTCAACCTTTTCCAACTTCACTTTCTCCTTTTGCAAGAATTTCTCTTACGATATGAAGCTTAACATCAATGTATTTTGACCTCTCGTGGACCACTTGATGCTTGCATAGATGGATAGCAATTTGCCGGCTACCACAATGGACTGTAACCTGATCATGTTTTATGCCAAGCTCAGTAATCAGCCCCTTCAACCAAATTGCTTCTTTAATCCCCTCAGTGATGGCtatatattctgcttcagttgttgagaaggCTTCCATTGATTGCGGTATAACTTTCCAACATATTGTTGTTCCAAACACAGTGAAGACAAAACCAGTGAGTGACTTTCTTGTGTCCAAGTTGTCTGCAAAGTCAAAGCCTACAAATCCAACCATTGGATACATTATGTCCTTCGGTTTCTTGAATCATAGGCCAATTTTGGTGGAGCCTTTGAGTTTTATTAGCATCCATTTAAGAGGTTCCCAATGAGCCTTCCCCGAGTTGGCAATAAACCTTGATAACACTAATGGCATAAGCTAGATCTGGCTTTCTGCATACCATCCCATACATAATACTTCCTACTCCACTTGCATATGAAATGTTGTTAATTTATTCTTTCTCTGAGCCACTAGAAAGAGATTGTATTGTTGACAACTTCAAATGATGTCCAAGTGGAGTAGTTACTGGTTTTGCCTCTTGCATATTGAACCTGAACATGACCTTCTCAAAGTGTGATTGTTGGCTAAGGAACATACTTTGGTTCTTTCTTTTTCTATGAATTTCCATGCCCAAAATCTTCTTGGCATGTCCTAAATCTTTCATTTCAAACTCAAACTCAGAGTTCAATTTCCTTTTAAGCTCCTCAATGGCAGTCTTATTATTCACACTTGCTATGAGCATATCATCCACAAAAAGAGAAGATATGTCTTAGTGTAATCTTGCTCGTCTCTCAAGTGGACAAAACTGTCAAAAGAACTTCTTTGGAAGTTTATCTTCATCATAAAATCATCGAACTTCCTATACCACTGTCTAGGACTTTGTTAAGTCCATACAatgattaaatataataaaacttGAGTCAAACGCATGATGATAAAAGTATGTTGACGATAGTAGAATTTCTTTGATTTACTTCGCATATTCAATGAAGTTATAGGTAGATAATTGCCGAAATAGACGCATGTGAAGTAATAGGATATAGGATACCATTCTACTTCGCATTATAACAGAAGTCGTATCCAAGAAATTAGCGAAGTATTTGGCCGGTTCAATGAGAGAAAACCGGTCCGGAATTAGACCGATGCCGAAGTAAAACGTCTTTTACTTCATCGATTTCATAAAGTATAGAAGCAATAGCTTATATATGACTTCATAGTTTACATTGATTGACGAAGTAAATGTTTCGTATAACTTCACAGGTTTTGTATTTTGGTGAAGTAATTGATGCGAACAACTTCGTTGTTATGGAACTATGATgaagtaaatatattttataacttcgcaataatttttatttgttgaagtatttgatattttgttaattcacaatttatatttattgacgAAGTAATCGATTTAAAAGACTTCATTTTTTTGTATTATAgtgaagtaaaaaatatttttcactttatcaaaataatttaattaatatacaataataccactatacacacacatatataaattaaaatacattCATTTGCTTCATAAATTATCCatctaaaaataataaaaatcaacaaaTCCACAAGTATATCTACCAATCCACAAATCCACAATTATAACCCAAAAATATATCCACGAGTATATCCACAAAACCGAAAGTGTATATCCACAAGCATATCATAAAATGCAAAATGACAAACCAAAGATATATCCCAATGCACACGATCCATTTAAGCACCTACATAAAAGTAGACGAATTCGCTTAATTCACTTCTGACTTTATCATATTGAGATTAGTTGTAATAGTGGTTCTTGATTGATCCTATAAACTGAAATGTAAAATGTACAAGATAACTATGTCCAgtggaaaattttaaaattttgcaagtactattgtgataaaatcaaacttaaatcataaacacaaTGAACAAAGAAAATGGAAATCCAAAGAAAAAATTACTTTTCAAGTTCCAACGATAGATTATGTCATAAGAACCAATAATAAAGGTTGGTAACTGGTATGAACTATGAATATCTCTCATACCCTAAGCCTCCAACACAAGTGATGTGAATTCCCAAAACTTTGTTGGCGCCATGTtagttatataaaaaaaaaactacaaaaATCTAGTCCAAGATATCCTTCCACCACTCATGAAAGTAACAGTAAACTTGAACATCTAAATTCTTGGCAATACCTTTCCACACACTGAAACTATTTGAGAACTGAGATTCTTCAGCGCAGCTATGAGCAAGGAAAACATTATCCACATAGGTGAAATCAAAGAGATAGTCAAAACCAAGGTTGTAAATGGCGGGAGGCGGTGGTGGGACGGCCGGTGACCGCCTACCGCCTCGGCCGCCTAGGCGGTTGGATTTTTTAAAGTaattttttatagataatcatgcaatattATCATTTTTATGTAATATGTGCAACtaaataatgtttaagcacaaaatataatatcatctagataatgtgcaattaataaaaattcatcattatattaatgttattatgctaacgaagtaatatatttttttttaccaaaaaactaagtttaaattttcaaagtttcaatcaATTATCCATCATTagaacaagtagtagattaaacataactaatcttccaaatcatctacatATGCACCATCTACTACATCCATTATCCTCTCATCATCGGACTCAATCGACATTTTCTTCATTCTCCTCCTCTGATGTTTCTAAATATTCATTAAGTTCTCTAATGGGGATGTTCCTTGCACTCCTCCTTAGATGTAGCACTTCATCCGCTCCCGAGGCCTCCACTACCATTCTCCAAGTAAGACCTTTAAATAGtcctaatatttaaaattagttgactttgacttggtttttaaaattgttaactaagttttaaaaattgttgactagttttttaaaattgttgactactGTCTCGCCCGCCTGCTCGCCGCCTCGACCACCTGCTCGCCGCCTCGCCCGCCTCGACACCCGCCTCATGCATAGGCGGTGCGGTCGAGGGCCGCCTAGGCGGCCGCCTCGACCGTCATTTAGAACACTGGTCAAAACTTATTATAATAAACCAAAAAGAGAAAAGCCCATTACTTGTTCACAAATAAAAGGTGCAGATATTTAATAACGAGATTAAACTCAAGCACGTGCTGTGATGTCCCGAAAATTTGTAGTCCgcatgaaccacgtgcgtgcaagttattaaattccttatgcgTTTTcctaaatggttttaatgcatgtttatttcattaaattgggttttaattcatgatttatgaatttgcattatttcaaattataatatgtttagtTGATTCATGTTTAAACGTTTTTCTTGACCTTTatgttcaggcgattattcgaggcgggatcgaggataagaccggtgacgattttcaGTAATTTGaagtgtggtattttattttaagttaagaatggggcattttaaataatttattaagtttttaatattttaaaagtcttatttatgtatttagtaatttaggagtttagaacttttaaaattagtgtgtgttttatttcaattaaggaaattgagtgagttagtgtctgatttaatttaaattagtgGTTAATTCATGATTAAGCAAATTATTTTCCCTAACTTCACCACTAACTCACGTTAACCTCACAACCACACACACTTACACCTTTTTCACACACACAGCcgtaacacacacacactatcaAACTTCATTCtagttttatatttttgagAATAGAAAACCTAGGGCCTCCCTCCCTACAGCAGCCGCCTACCCCCTTTATAATTTCCAGCAATATTTTGTGgagtttatttcaagaaaatcgagccacgttcgtcccggatcaagcctcgctccgttcccgcatcggtatcgccgtttcggtaaagtttatcatcaaaaggcacgtacattctgttcttgctgtgtcgatcaagtcatataatgcgttgcgttgatttttatgcgtaaaagttatgtatcacgttagtagtttgagcggattatagatcggatcaatttcgagggtaaaattttagatctaaaactcgtttttgctgtcttttcaaatactgcgatttttctgttcatattttgagaaaactttaaacggcaaaaacgtagaacttttcgataccttcgatttgatataaagtaCGAGATTTTTTgacgaaaaatgagagagttatgatatttttcgtgtgactgctcaaactgaaattttaaaaaaagtttggtatcattgtatttttgaagtttcagtgttgcaggcttcgttggaaaccgacgggcgatcgttgctgcgtatgagtatgttagtattgaggtttgttgtATCTTTCAAGGTTTTGTTAGACGTCGTTAGGCGTTTGAATTAGTTTAAGTCGTAGGAACtcgat
Proteins encoded in this window:
- the LOC140822689 gene encoding uncharacterized protein isoform X1, giving the protein MWIMFSLLIAALKNLSSQIVSVCGKFMCKMIPKIAQIRLVSSHPEVYDPCDDSFALVDALLADRTNLLEHQPSICMEIGCGSGYVITSLALLLGSDAPSAYYIATDINPHAVRVTQETIEAHGCHAELVITDIASGLEKRLNRLVDVLVVNPPYVPTPEEEVGCSGITSSWAGGENGRNVIDRILPVADKILSDKGWLYLVTLTENNPLEICLQMRRKGYASRIILQRSTQEENLHIIKLWRDSETLLEVNECMGLKKTNDGKIKNPIHFPQFSVWGCDSRKNR
- the LOC140822689 gene encoding uncharacterized protein isoform X2 — translated: MCKMIPKIAQIRLVSSHPEVYDPCDDSFALVDALLADRTNLLEHQPSICMEIGCGSGYVITSLALLLGSDAPSAYYIATDINPHAVRVTQETIEAHGCHAELVITDIASGLEKRLNRLVDVLVVNPPYVPTPEEEVGCSGITSSWAGGENGRNVIDRILPVADKILSDKGWLYLVTLTENNPLEICLQMRRKGYASRIILQRSTQEENLHIIKLWRDSETLLEVNECMGLKKTNDGKIKNPIHFPQFSVWGCDSRKNR